Proteins co-encoded in one Ponticoccus alexandrii genomic window:
- a CDS encoding histidine phosphatase family protein, translating into MFRRHVLLTAPAFVLGACTGGSLGLAMAPNSVLIVTRHADREGEDLTAKGRQRAQALVAALEGMPLDGIYAPGIKRNLDTAAPLAAARGFAVHRIPQEAPTAALMQAGAGKSVIWIGNKGNIATIWEDLGLSDPAPLAYGDLHILRSDSNGKLTLDRRRYGPD; encoded by the coding sequence ATGTTCCGCCGACACGTCCTGCTGACTGCCCCCGCCTTTGTGCTGGGAGCCTGTACCGGGGGATCGCTTGGGTTGGCCATGGCGCCGAACTCGGTTTTGATCGTGACCCGCCACGCGGACCGCGAAGGCGAGGATCTGACCGCCAAGGGCCGGCAGAGAGCGCAGGCACTGGTTGCAGCGCTGGAGGGGATGCCCCTCGACGGGATCTATGCGCCCGGCATCAAGAGGAACCTCGATACCGCCGCCCCGCTGGCCGCCGCCCGGGGCTTTGCGGTACATCGCATCCCGCAGGAAGCGCCAACCGCCGCGCTGATGCAGGCGGGCGCCGGGAAATCGGTGATCTGGATCGGCAACAAGGGCAATATCGCGACTATCTGGGAGGATCTGGGCCTCTCCGACCCGGCGCCGCTGGCCTATGGCGACCTGCACATCCTGCGCAGCGACTCCAATGGCAAACTGACCCTCGATC
- the ileS gene encoding isoleucine--tRNA ligase gives MCAETPDYKDTLNLPKTDFPMRAGLPKREPGWLTRWEEIGVYDRLREKEGRTPFTLHDGPPYANGHLHIGHALNKTIKDMIVRSHQMMGHDSRYVPGWDCHGLPIEWKIEEQYRKKGRNKDEVNVVDFRQECRKFAEGWVDVQREEFKRLGITGNWADPYLTMAFHAERVIAEEFQKFLMNGTLYQGSKPVMWSPVEKTALAEAEVEYHDKESFTIWVKFAVLGESELAGAKVVIWTTTPWTIPSNKAVVYGADYSYGLYEVTGTPDECWLEVGERFIFADKLAGQTFAKAHLEDGQWRRVRGVPADELAGLSLAHPLAGAEGANGEWDDPRDFRAADFVTDEEGTGFVHCAPSHGMEEYDLYRGLGMLEQVITYNVMDDGGFRADLPFFGGTYILNRKGGEGDANKAVIDKLVEVGGLMARGKIKHSYPHSWRSKAPVIYRNTPQWFAAIDKAVGDGQDQNGETIRARALTCIDKVKWTPQSGRNRLFSMMEARPDWVLSRQRAWGVPLTCFTKKGALPTDPDFLLRDEAVNARINEAFEAEGADAWYMEGAKERFLGSDYNADDWNQVFDVLDVWFDSGSTHSFVLRDRPDGTEDGIADVYMEGTDQHRGWFHSSLLQSVGTTGRAPYRNVVTHGFTLDEKGNKMSKSLGNTIAPDDVIKQYGADILRLWVAQTDYTADQRIGPEILKGVADGYRRLRNTMRYLLGAVAYYDEAERVEPADMPELERYVLHRVAELDAVVREGYARFDFQHVFQQLFNFCTLDLSAFYFDIRKDALYCDGDTARRRAARTVMDILFHRLTTWLSPILVFTMEEVWLERFPEGSVHLQDFPETPEAWKDEALAAKWAQVRRARRAVTAALEVQRVDKVIGASLEAAPVVHVREPEVLEALKTTAFEDIIITSDVRLTGDPAPAEAFRLPEVDGVTVVFEKAEGEKCQRCWKILPDVGTHKHPGTCKRCDEALG, from the coding sequence ATGTGCGCCGAGACGCCTGACTACAAAGATACCCTCAATCTGCCGAAGACCGATTTCCCCATGCGGGCGGGACTGCCCAAGCGCGAGCCCGGCTGGCTGACGCGCTGGGAAGAGATCGGCGTCTACGACCGCCTGCGCGAGAAAGAGGGGCGGACGCCCTTCACCCTGCACGACGGCCCGCCCTATGCGAACGGCCACCTGCACATCGGCCACGCGCTGAACAAGACGATCAAGGACATGATCGTGCGGTCCCACCAGATGATGGGCCACGATTCGCGCTACGTGCCGGGCTGGGACTGCCACGGCCTGCCGATCGAGTGGAAGATCGAGGAACAGTACCGCAAGAAGGGCCGCAACAAGGACGAGGTGAACGTCGTCGACTTCCGGCAGGAGTGCCGCAAGTTCGCCGAGGGCTGGGTCGACGTGCAGCGCGAAGAGTTCAAGCGCCTGGGCATCACCGGCAACTGGGCCGACCCCTACCTGACCATGGCCTTCCACGCCGAGCGCGTGATCGCCGAGGAATTCCAGAAGTTCCTGATGAACGGCACGCTCTATCAGGGCTCCAAGCCGGTCATGTGGTCTCCGGTCGAAAAGACCGCCCTGGCCGAGGCAGAGGTCGAGTACCACGACAAGGAGAGCTTCACGATCTGGGTGAAGTTCGCCGTGCTGGGCGAGAGTGAGCTTGCCGGGGCCAAGGTCGTCATCTGGACCACGACGCCCTGGACCATCCCGTCCAACAAGGCGGTGGTCTACGGCGCCGATTATTCCTACGGTCTCTACGAGGTCACCGGCACGCCGGACGAATGCTGGCTGGAGGTGGGCGAACGCTTCATCTTCGCCGACAAGCTGGCCGGGCAGACCTTCGCCAAGGCGCATCTGGAAGACGGCCAGTGGCGCCGCGTCCGCGGCGTGCCCGCTGATGAACTGGCCGGGCTGTCTCTGGCGCACCCCCTCGCAGGCGCCGAAGGCGCGAACGGCGAGTGGGACGACCCGCGCGACTTCCGCGCCGCCGATTTCGTCACCGATGAAGAGGGCACCGGTTTCGTGCATTGCGCGCCTTCCCACGGGATGGAGGAATACGACCTCTACCGTGGCCTCGGGATGCTGGAGCAGGTCATCACCTACAACGTGATGGACGACGGCGGCTTCCGCGCCGACCTGCCGTTCTTCGGCGGCACCTACATCCTGAACCGCAAGGGCGGCGAGGGCGATGCGAACAAGGCGGTGATCGACAAGCTCGTAGAGGTCGGCGGCCTGATGGCGCGCGGCAAGATCAAGCACAGCTACCCGCATTCGTGGCGCTCCAAGGCGCCGGTGATCTACCGCAACACGCCGCAGTGGTTCGCCGCCATCGACAAGGCCGTCGGCGATGGGCAAGACCAGAACGGCGAGACAATCCGCGCCCGCGCCCTGACCTGCATCGACAAGGTTAAATGGACCCCGCAATCGGGCCGCAACCGCCTGTTCTCCATGATGGAAGCGCGGCCCGACTGGGTGCTCTCGCGCCAGCGCGCATGGGGCGTGCCGCTGACCTGCTTCACGAAGAAGGGTGCGCTGCCGACCGATCCGGACTTCCTCTTGCGCGACGAAGCCGTCAACGCCCGCATCAACGAGGCCTTCGAGGCCGAGGGCGCGGATGCGTGGTACATGGAGGGCGCTAAGGAGCGCTTCCTCGGCTCCGACTACAACGCCGACGACTGGAATCAGGTTTTCGACGTGCTCGACGTCTGGTTCGATAGTGGCTCGACCCACAGCTTCGTGCTGCGCGACCGCCCGGACGGCACCGAGGACGGCATCGCCGATGTCTACATGGAAGGCACCGACCAGCACCGCGGTTGGTTCCATTCCTCGCTGCTGCAGTCCGTGGGCACCACGGGCCGCGCGCCTTATCGCAACGTGGTCACGCATGGCTTCACGCTGGACGAGAAGGGCAACAAGATGTCCAAGTCGCTCGGCAATACCATCGCGCCCGACGACGTGATCAAGCAGTACGGTGCCGATATCCTGCGGCTCTGGGTGGCGCAGACCGACTACACCGCCGACCAGCGCATCGGGCCCGAGATCCTGAAGGGCGTGGCAGACGGCTACCGCCGCTTGCGCAACACCATGCGCTACCTCTTGGGCGCCGTGGCCTACTACGACGAGGCCGAGCGGGTCGAACCGGCGGACATGCCGGAGCTGGAACGCTATGTCCTGCACCGGGTCGCCGAACTGGACGCGGTTGTGCGCGAGGGCTATGCGCGTTTCGACTTCCAGCACGTCTTCCAGCAGCTCTTCAACTTCTGCACGCTGGACCTGTCGGCCTTCTACTTCGACATCCGCAAGGACGCGCTTTACTGCGACGGTGACACGGCGCGGCGGCGGGCGGCCCGGACGGTCATGGACATCCTGTTCCACCGCCTGACGACGTGGCTGTCGCCGATCCTCGTCTTCACCATGGAAGAAGTCTGGCTGGAGCGTTTCCCCGAGGGGTCGGTCCACCTGCAGGACTTCCCCGAGACCCCCGAAGCATGGAAAGACGAGGCGCTGGCCGCCAAGTGGGCGCAGGTCCGTCGCGCGCGGCGCGCGGTGACGGCGGCGCTGGAGGTGCAGCGGGTCGACAAGGTCATAGGTGCCTCGCTCGAGGCGGCGCCGGTGGTGCATGTGCGCGAGCCCGAGGTGCTCGAGGCGCTGAAGACCACCGCCTTCGAGGATATCATCATCACCTCGGACGTGCGCCTGACCGGCGATCCCGCCCCGGCAGAGGCCTTCCGCCTGCCCGAGGTGGACGGTGTGACGGTCGTTTTCGAGAAGGCCGAGGGCGAGAAATGCCAGCGCTGCTGGAAGATCCTGCCGGACGTGGGCACCCACAAGCACCCCGGCACCTGCAAGCGCTGCGACGAGGCGCTGGGCTAA